A single region of the Streptomyces virginiae genome encodes:
- a CDS encoding DUF6542 domain-containing protein — MEQYSTRSAPHRQRPPAQRQAPRSAAVPAQAGVGPRRSALARRMPRPRLTGLGGGLFACAAMVLVGGICWLLFGSSLFVYGLLFLPVAAATALWVRPADLITAPIGVPIAFAAGVWPISGGSGGIGGHLMGLVSALSLHAGWLYAGTLVAALIAVVRKAVLIGRRRMPRRIAR, encoded by the coding sequence GTGGAGCAATACAGCACGCGATCGGCCCCTCACCGGCAGCGACCGCCCGCCCAGCGCCAGGCGCCCCGGTCCGCCGCGGTGCCCGCCCAGGCCGGCGTCGGCCCGCGGCGGTCCGCGCTCGCGCGGCGGATGCCCCGGCCCCGGCTGACCGGGCTCGGCGGCGGGCTGTTCGCGTGCGCCGCCATGGTGCTGGTGGGCGGGATCTGCTGGCTGCTCTTCGGCTCCTCGCTCTTCGTCTACGGGCTGCTCTTCCTGCCCGTCGCCGCCGCCACCGCGCTCTGGGTACGGCCCGCCGACCTGATCACCGCGCCGATCGGCGTGCCCATCGCCTTCGCCGCCGGAGTGTGGCCCATCTCGGGCGGCTCCGGCGGCATCGGCGGGCATCTGATGGGCCTGGTCTCCGCGCTGTCCCTGCACGCCGGCTGGCTGTACGCCGGGACGCTGGTCGCCGCGCTGATCGCCGTCGTACGCAAGGCCGTACTGATCGGCAGGCGGCGGATGCCCCGGCGCATCGCCCGGTGA
- a CDS encoding relaxase/mobilization nuclease domain-containing protein, whose product MVPDVSTGSDTRGLIVYLFGPGRRDEHTDPHIVAAWDMAGAPDPGRNPTATHSQLAKRLDYHVDLRTRELGGKKPPQHVWHCPVRTAPGDRYLTDAEWAEVARRIVHATGIAPEDDEKACRWIAVRHADDHIHIMATTVRADGRRPRTHRDGQRAQAECRKIEAEFGLRRLKSGDLTAPRTPTGAERAKAERQGQTVTARQWLREQAYAVAAAVRTEVDYFTVLQSLGIKVKTRLGPETGDVIGYSLAAPGDTNAAGEPVWYGGSKLAPDLSINRLRERLPDQKLADRPQYVADPADPWRHTTTAIHAARTVLDSGDDAAAQGHLVAFGDALYNIASATTGPHRAELRAAAVGFNRARRSATRADHQAATALRKAAKELAYASNEPGGLAIALLFATVHLARAAAKWHEQRGHEQQAAAAEEAFRHLQAGYQQAAPPVLADLARRAPGAATARRYEQDVRTDLPNHADRILADPTWTALTTTLAHAETAGHNPRRLLADVGTQRELDSAEHPAEVLNWRITAQPNRRTQAARSRSTISGTPPMSATPHPPVAPVTRRSEERSRHR is encoded by the coding sequence ATGGTTCCTGACGTCTCCACCGGCTCCGACACCCGCGGACTGATCGTCTACCTCTTCGGTCCCGGCCGCCGCGACGAGCACACCGACCCGCACATCGTCGCCGCCTGGGACATGGCCGGCGCCCCCGATCCGGGCCGCAACCCGACAGCCACCCACTCCCAGCTCGCCAAGCGCCTCGACTACCACGTCGACCTGCGCACCCGCGAGCTGGGTGGCAAGAAGCCGCCTCAGCACGTCTGGCACTGCCCGGTCCGTACCGCGCCCGGCGACCGCTACCTCACCGACGCCGAGTGGGCCGAGGTCGCCCGCCGCATCGTTCACGCCACCGGCATCGCCCCCGAAGATGACGAGAAGGCATGCCGGTGGATCGCGGTGCGCCACGCCGACGACCACATCCACATCATGGCCACCACCGTCCGCGCCGACGGACGCCGCCCGCGCACCCACCGCGACGGGCAGCGGGCCCAAGCCGAGTGCCGCAAGATCGAAGCCGAGTTCGGCCTGCGCCGCCTGAAGTCCGGCGACCTCACCGCGCCCCGCACTCCCACCGGCGCCGAACGCGCCAAGGCCGAGCGCCAGGGCCAGACGGTCACGGCACGGCAGTGGTTGCGCGAGCAGGCGTACGCGGTCGCCGCCGCCGTACGAACCGAGGTCGACTACTTCACGGTGCTGCAGTCCCTCGGCATCAAGGTCAAGACCCGACTCGGCCCCGAGACCGGTGACGTGATCGGCTACAGCCTTGCCGCACCCGGCGACACCAACGCGGCCGGCGAACCCGTCTGGTACGGCGGCTCGAAACTCGCCCCCGACCTCTCCATCAACCGCCTACGCGAACGCCTCCCCGACCAGAAGTTGGCCGACCGCCCGCAGTATGTGGCGGACCCCGCCGATCCATGGCGGCACACCACCACCGCCATACACGCGGCACGCACCGTCCTCGACTCCGGTGACGATGCCGCCGCCCAGGGCCACCTGGTCGCCTTCGGCGACGCCCTGTACAACATCGCCAGCGCCACGACCGGCCCCCACCGGGCAGAACTACGAGCGGCGGCGGTGGGGTTCAACCGCGCCCGCCGCTCCGCCACCCGCGCCGACCACCAGGCCGCCACCGCCCTACGCAAGGCCGCCAAGGAACTCGCCTACGCCTCCAACGAGCCGGGCGGACTCGCCATCGCCCTGCTCTTCGCCACCGTGCACCTGGCCCGCGCCGCCGCCAAGTGGCACGAACAGCGCGGCCACGAACAACAGGCCGCCGCGGCCGAGGAAGCCTTCCGCCACCTCCAGGCGGGCTACCAGCAGGCCGCCCCACCCGTCCTGGCCGACTTGGCCCGCCGCGCACCAGGAGCCGCAACCGCCCGCCGCTACGAGCAGGACGTACGCACCGACCTCCCCAACCACGCCGACCGCATCCTCGCCGACCCCACTTGGACCGCCCTGACCACCACCCTCGCCCACGCCGAAACCGCCGGCCACAACCCCCGACGCCTCCTGGCCGACGTGGGCACCCAACGGGAACTCGACAGCGCCGAGCACCCCGCCGAGGTCCTCAACTGGCGCATCACCGCTCAGCCGAACCGACGGACGCAAGCCGCTCGCAGCCGAAGCACCATCAGCGGAACGCCGCCCATGTCCGCCACGCCACACCCTCCAGTCGCACCAGTGACCAGGAGGTCCGAAGAACGCAGTCGGCACCGTTGA
- a CDS encoding tyrosine-type recombinase/integrase, translated as MANIQKRPNGKWRARYRDLDGKEHARHFDRKIDAQRWIDEVTASLVTGQYVDPRSAKKPFKEYAEEWRAIQPHRPSTAKAVAQHLRCYVYPAWDKRALGAIKPGDVQSWVTSLTTTHGLAASTSRTVFNTVNAVFRAAVRDRMIPHNPCAEAKLPSVPRKKIVPLAVEQVRTLSEEIPARYKSLVLLGAATGLRPGELFGLQLRHVDLLHATVSVEQQIQQTAKHGVYVCPPKTARSHRTVPLPRMAVDAMKAHLRDFTADGPEGWIFTAPQGGPVVYTHFMDGSWRPACAKAGIPKGTGPHALRHHYASLLIKHGESVKTVSERLGHTNAAMTLNIYTHLWPDSEERTRAAVDKAYADQSADAQPQVGEAA; from the coding sequence TTGGCCAACATCCAGAAGCGCCCCAACGGCAAATGGCGTGCCCGCTACCGCGACCTCGACGGCAAGGAGCACGCCCGCCACTTCGACCGCAAGATCGACGCCCAGCGGTGGATCGACGAGGTCACGGCCAGCCTGGTCACCGGCCAGTACGTCGACCCGCGATCGGCGAAGAAGCCCTTCAAGGAGTACGCGGAGGAATGGCGGGCCATCCAGCCGCACCGGCCTTCCACGGCCAAGGCAGTGGCCCAGCACCTGCGCTGCTACGTCTACCCGGCCTGGGATAAGAGGGCACTCGGCGCCATCAAGCCCGGCGACGTACAGAGCTGGGTCACCAGCCTGACCACCACACACGGGCTGGCCGCCAGTACCTCACGGACGGTCTTCAACACGGTCAACGCCGTCTTCCGGGCGGCCGTCCGTGACCGGATGATCCCTCACAACCCGTGCGCCGAGGCGAAGCTGCCCTCGGTACCACGGAAGAAGATCGTGCCCCTGGCCGTCGAGCAGGTGCGGACGCTGTCCGAGGAGATACCCGCCCGTTACAAGAGCCTCGTGCTGCTCGGCGCGGCCACCGGGCTCCGCCCCGGCGAGCTCTTCGGCCTCCAGCTCCGGCACGTGGACCTGCTGCACGCGACCGTCTCGGTCGAGCAGCAGATCCAGCAGACCGCCAAGCACGGCGTGTACGTCTGCCCGCCCAAGACCGCACGCTCGCACCGCACGGTCCCGCTCCCCCGCATGGCGGTGGATGCGATGAAGGCCCACCTGCGGGACTTCACCGCCGATGGGCCCGAGGGCTGGATCTTCACGGCGCCGCAAGGCGGGCCCGTGGTCTACACGCACTTCATGGACGGGTCCTGGCGGCCCGCCTGCGCGAAGGCCGGCATACCGAAGGGCACCGGACCCCATGCCCTCCGGCACCACTACGCCAGCCTGCTGATCAAGCACGGCGAGTCCGTGAAGACGGTCTCCGAGCGTCTCGGCCACACCAACGCGGCCATGACGCTGAACATCTACACCCACCTGTGGCCCGACTCCGAGGAGCGGACCCGGGCCGCCGTCGACAAGGCGTACGCGGACCAGTCCGCCGATGCCCAGCCACAGGTCGGCGAAGCGGCCTAG
- the ychF gene encoding redox-regulated ATPase YchF translates to MSLTIGIVGLPNVGKSTLFNALTKNDVLAANYPFATIEPNVGVVGVPDPRLAVLAGIFGSAKVLPATVDFVDIAGIVRGASEGEGLGNKFLANIRESDAICQVIRAFKDENVVHVDGKVSPKDDIETINTELILADLQSIEKAEPRLTKESRLQKEKVAVLAAVVEAKKILEAGDTLFSKGITKGTEQGDLLHELHLLTTKPFLYVFNVDEDELTDDAFKAEQSALVAPAEAIFLNAKLEQDLSELDDEEALELLQSVGQEEPGLATLGRVGFDTLGLQTYLTAGPKETRAWTIKKGATAPEAAGVIHTDFQRGFIKAEVISFADLVACGSVAEARAKGKARMEGKDYVMQDGDVVEFRFNV, encoded by the coding sequence GTGTCGCTCACGATCGGAATCGTCGGCCTGCCGAATGTCGGCAAGTCGACCCTTTTCAACGCCCTGACCAAGAACGACGTGCTGGCGGCCAACTACCCGTTCGCCACGATCGAGCCGAACGTCGGCGTCGTCGGCGTCCCGGACCCGCGCCTGGCCGTCCTGGCCGGCATCTTCGGCTCGGCGAAGGTCCTCCCGGCCACGGTCGACTTCGTCGACATCGCCGGCATCGTGCGCGGCGCCTCGGAGGGTGAGGGCCTGGGCAACAAGTTCCTGGCGAACATCCGCGAGTCGGACGCCATCTGCCAGGTCATCCGCGCCTTCAAGGACGAGAACGTCGTCCACGTCGACGGCAAGGTCTCGCCGAAGGACGACATCGAGACGATCAACACCGAGCTGATCCTCGCCGACCTCCAGTCCATCGAGAAGGCCGAGCCGCGCCTGACGAAGGAGTCCCGCCTCCAGAAGGAGAAGGTCGCGGTCCTCGCGGCCGTCGTCGAGGCCAAGAAGATCCTCGAAGCGGGCGACACCCTCTTCTCCAAGGGCATCACCAAGGGCACGGAGCAGGGCGACCTGCTCCACGAGCTCCACCTGCTCACCACGAAGCCCTTCCTCTACGTCTTCAACGTGGACGAGGACGAGCTGACGGACGACGCCTTCAAGGCCGAGCAGAGCGCCCTCGTCGCCCCGGCCGAGGCGATCTTCCTGAACGCCAAGCTGGAGCAGGACCTCTCCGAGCTGGACGACGAGGAGGCCCTCGAGCTCCTCCAGTCGGTCGGCCAGGAGGAGCCGGGCCTCGCCACCCTCGGCCGCGTCGGCTTCGACACCCTGGGCCTGCAGACCTACCTGACGGCCGGCCCGAAGGAAACCCGCGCCTGGACCATCAAGAAGGGCGCCACGGCCCCCGAGGCGGCCGGCGTGATCCACACGGACTTCCAGCGCGGCTTCATCAAGGCCGAGGTCATCTCCTTCGCGGACCTGGTCGCCTGCGGCTCGGTGGCCGAAGCCCGCGCCAAGGGCAAGGCCCGCATGGAGGGCAAGGACTACGTCATGCAGGACGGCGACGTGGTCGAGTTCCGCTTCAACGTCTAA
- a CDS encoding helix-turn-helix transcriptional regulator — MAGDRPEGGEVPLLYSEGNVAARVALEREVRGWSTTELAERVTRAGVKMNQTAVWRIENATPRRRINLDEALAFSRVFELPLEELMSPPLEGLDIDSRRLVQEAVEAFYETRDARDRLHRAVVAIADHIKAHPDSSRAIHEQCLRLMGDERDARTLSSDIEDGGHY; from the coding sequence ATGGCAGGCGACAGGCCCGAGGGTGGCGAGGTGCCGCTGCTTTACAGCGAGGGGAACGTGGCCGCGCGCGTGGCGCTGGAGCGCGAGGTCAGAGGGTGGAGCACGACCGAGCTGGCGGAGCGGGTGACCAGAGCCGGCGTCAAGATGAACCAGACAGCGGTCTGGCGCATCGAGAACGCCACCCCCCGTCGGCGCATCAACCTCGACGAGGCCCTCGCCTTCTCCCGCGTCTTCGAGCTCCCTCTCGAAGAACTGATGTCCCCGCCCCTGGAGGGGCTCGACATCGACAGCCGGCGCCTCGTCCAAGAAGCCGTCGAAGCGTTCTACGAGACCCGCGACGCACGAGACCGGCTTCATCGCGCCGTGGTCGCCATCGCCGACCACATCAAGGCCCATCCCGACAGCTCGCGGGCCATCCACGAGCAGTGCCTCCGCCTCATGGGCGACGAGCGGGACGCTCGCACCCTCAGCAGTGACATCGAGGACGGCGGCCACTACTGA
- the ppgK gene encoding polyphosphate--glucose phosphotransferase, with amino-acid sequence MQIFGVDIGGTGIKGAPVDLERGDLAQERHKVLTPQPATPEGVAGCVGEVVRNFEWDGPLGVTFPGVVTSGVIRSAANMDKSWIGVDAAALISGELDGLPVTVLNDADAAGVAEMTYGAGRGRDGTVLLLTLGTGIGSALFTDGHLVANSELGHLELKGHDAETRASVKAKEDHDLTWERWAHRVQKYLQHVEMLFSPDLFIIGGGVSRKPEKFLPLIEGVRAEIVPAKLQNNAGIVGAAMAAKAATAGKAATAGKAATAAKAAKK; translated from the coding sequence ATGCAGATCTTCGGCGTGGACATCGGCGGAACCGGGATCAAGGGCGCTCCCGTGGACCTGGAGCGCGGCGACCTGGCTCAGGAGCGCCACAAAGTACTGACACCACAGCCGGCCACCCCCGAGGGGGTGGCCGGCTGCGTCGGCGAGGTGGTGCGCAACTTCGAGTGGGACGGGCCCCTCGGGGTCACCTTCCCGGGCGTGGTCACGAGCGGCGTCATCCGTTCGGCGGCCAACATGGACAAGTCCTGGATCGGCGTCGACGCGGCGGCGCTGATCTCCGGCGAGCTGGACGGCCTGCCGGTCACCGTCCTGAACGACGCGGACGCGGCGGGCGTCGCCGAGATGACGTACGGCGCCGGGCGCGGGCGGGACGGCACCGTCCTGCTGCTCACCCTGGGGACGGGCATCGGGAGCGCCCTGTTCACGGACGGGCACCTGGTGGCGAACTCGGAGCTCGGTCACCTGGAGCTGAAGGGCCACGACGCGGAGACGCGGGCGTCGGTGAAGGCCAAGGAGGACCACGACCTCACGTGGGAGCGCTGGGCGCACCGCGTGCAGAAGTACCTCCAGCACGTGGAGATGCTGTTCTCGCCGGACCTCTTCATCATCGGCGGGGGCGTCAGCCGCAAGCCGGAGAAGTTCCTGCCGCTGATCGAGGGCGTACGGGCCGAGATCGTCCCGGCGAAGCTGCAGAACAACGCGGGCATCGTGGGAGCGGCGATGGCCGCGAAGGCGGCGACGGCCGGGAAGGCGGCGACGGCCGGGAAGGCGGCGACGGCCGCGAAGGCGGCGAAGAAGTAG
- a CDS encoding 4-hydroxy-3-methylbut-2-enyl diphosphate reductase — protein MEHMTAPAPAPASRRVLLAAPRGYCAGVDRAVIAVEKALEQYGAPVYVRHEIVHNKYVVQTLEKKGAIFVERTEEVPEGSIVMFSAHGVAPVVHEEAARGKLATIDATCPLVTKVHKEAIRYANEDFDILLIGHEGHEEVIGTSGEAPDHITIVDGPHDVEKVTVRDESKVVWLSQTTLSVDETMETVDALKTKFPLLVSPPSDDICYATSNRQAAVKVMGADSDLVIVVGSKNSSNSIRLVEVALDAGAKAAYLVDFASEIDEAWLEGVTTVGLTSGASVPEVLVEEVLEWLTVRGYADVEIVKTAEESIVFSLPKELRRDLRAEAAELVADK, from the coding sequence ATGGAGCACATGACTGCTCCCGCCCCCGCTCCCGCTTCCCGCCGTGTCCTGCTCGCCGCGCCCCGCGGCTACTGCGCGGGCGTGGACCGAGCCGTGATCGCCGTCGAGAAAGCCCTTGAGCAGTACGGTGCGCCGGTCTACGTCCGCCACGAGATCGTGCACAACAAGTACGTCGTCCAGACCCTGGAGAAGAAGGGCGCCATCTTCGTCGAGCGGACGGAGGAGGTGCCCGAGGGCTCCATCGTGATGTTCTCCGCGCACGGTGTGGCGCCGGTGGTGCACGAGGAGGCGGCGCGCGGCAAGCTCGCGACGATCGACGCGACCTGCCCGCTGGTCACCAAGGTGCACAAGGAAGCCATCCGGTACGCGAACGAGGACTTCGACATCCTCCTCATCGGCCACGAGGGCCACGAGGAGGTCATCGGCACCTCCGGCGAGGCCCCCGACCACATCACCATCGTCGACGGCCCGCACGACGTGGAGAAGGTCACCGTCCGCGACGAGTCCAAGGTCGTCTGGCTCTCCCAGACCACCCTCTCGGTCGACGAGACGATGGAGACGGTCGACGCGCTGAAGACGAAGTTCCCGCTGCTCGTCTCGCCGCCGAGCGACGACATCTGCTACGCCACCTCGAACCGGCAGGCCGCCGTCAAGGTGATGGGCGCCGACTCCGACTTGGTCATCGTGGTCGGCTCGAAGAACTCCTCGAACTCGATCCGGCTCGTCGAGGTCGCCCTGGACGCCGGCGCCAAGGCCGCGTACCTGGTCGACTTCGCGAGCGAGATCGACGAGGCCTGGCTGGAGGGCGTCACCACCGTCGGCCTCACCTCGGGCGCCTCGGTGCCGGAGGTCCTGGTCGAGGAGGTCCTGGAGTGGCTGACGGTGCGCGGTTACGCGGACGTGGAGATCGTCAAGACCGCCGAGGAGTCCATCGTCTTCTCGCTTCCGAAGGAACTCCGCCGCGACCTGCGCGCCGAGGCTGCCGAACTGGTCGCCGACAAGTAA
- a CDS encoding helix-turn-helix transcriptional regulator — protein sequence MRYLTTSEVAERYRTAESTVRYWRHIGKGPRGIKVGKRVLYPEAELLRYERTLIDGRDEWGLAS from the coding sequence ATGCGATACCTGACCACCTCCGAGGTCGCCGAGCGCTACCGCACAGCCGAGAGCACCGTCCGCTACTGGCGCCACATCGGAAAGGGGCCGCGCGGCATCAAGGTCGGCAAGCGGGTGCTGTACCCCGAGGCCGAGCTGCTGCGCTACGAGCGCACGCTGATCGACGGCCGAGACGAGTGGGGCCTGGCCTCGTGA
- a CDS encoding DUF3631 domain-containing protein has product MDELRAAIGRYVVLPSEEALTAVTLWVAASHIQPALQHAPRLAVVGPTKGCGKSRVLDVLHETVSRPMMTVNTSPAVVFRIIGQDPPTLLVDEADTIFSPKAGDKEDLRGLLNAGHQRNRPAWRISGPEHKPTAFPTFAMAALAGIGDLPDTIMDRAVVLRMQKRKPGEKVAPFRSRHSVPELNALRDRLAAWLTPLRGTAHRLVPPMPVEDRAADTWEPLVVVADLAGGRWPAQARAACLAMTRNEVVQDEQTTLKTRLLRDIRRVFEQQGDTEALRSHDLLAALVQDAEAPWAEYGTKGLNAYHLANLLRDFGISPANHRFENGRQAKAYARNQLLDAWARYCPDPAPPAPATGEAALARQPQGKPPIPPSRTLPIGPPGGPAGPRPTR; this is encoded by the coding sequence CTGGACGAGTTGCGTGCCGCGATCGGCCGGTACGTCGTGCTGCCGAGCGAGGAGGCCCTGACGGCGGTCACCCTCTGGGTGGCGGCCTCCCACATCCAGCCCGCCCTCCAGCACGCGCCGCGCCTGGCGGTAGTGGGGCCGACCAAGGGCTGCGGCAAGTCCCGCGTCCTGGATGTGCTCCACGAGACCGTGTCCCGGCCGATGATGACCGTGAACACCTCGCCGGCGGTGGTCTTCCGGATCATCGGCCAGGACCCGCCGACGCTACTGGTGGACGAGGCCGACACCATCTTCAGCCCCAAGGCAGGCGACAAGGAGGACCTCCGCGGCCTGCTGAACGCCGGCCACCAGCGCAACCGCCCCGCCTGGCGGATCTCCGGCCCGGAGCACAAGCCGACCGCGTTCCCGACCTTCGCCATGGCCGCGCTGGCAGGCATCGGCGACCTACCGGACACGATCATGGACCGCGCCGTCGTGCTCCGCATGCAGAAGCGCAAGCCCGGCGAGAAGGTCGCCCCCTTCCGCTCCCGGCACTCCGTCCCGGAACTGAACGCGCTGCGTGACCGACTGGCCGCGTGGCTGACCCCACTGCGCGGGACAGCGCACCGGCTGGTGCCACCGATGCCGGTCGAGGACCGGGCCGCGGACACCTGGGAGCCCCTGGTCGTCGTCGCCGACCTGGCCGGCGGCCGCTGGCCCGCGCAGGCCCGTGCCGCCTGCCTGGCGATGACCCGGAACGAGGTGGTCCAGGACGAGCAGACGACGCTGAAGACCCGGTTGCTCCGGGACATCCGCCGCGTGTTCGAGCAACAGGGCGACACGGAGGCGCTGCGCAGCCACGACCTGCTCGCCGCCCTCGTCCAGGACGCCGAGGCGCCCTGGGCCGAGTACGGGACGAAGGGCCTGAACGCCTACCACCTGGCCAACCTGCTGCGCGACTTCGGCATCAGCCCAGCCAACCACCGCTTCGAGAACGGCAGGCAGGCGAAGGCGTACGCCCGCAACCAGCTCCTCGACGCCTGGGCCCGCTACTGCCCCGACCCTGCCCCACCGGCCCCCGCAACCGGCGAGGCCGCGCTCGCACGTCAACCCCAGGGCAAGCCACCGATCCCTCCGTCGAGGACGCTGCCCATTGGTCCTCCCGGCGGGCCTGCCGGCCCCAGGCCCACTCGCTGA